CCGACTGGTGACGTCGTGCAGGACGTTCTTCACGGTCCGCTCCGAGTACGACAGCTTGCCGGCGATCTCCCGGGTGTCGAGCCCGTCCGCGACGAGCCGCAGCACGTCCACCTCGCGGGTGCTCAGCCCGAGCAGGGTGAGCCCGCGCGGTTCGAGGACCTGGCGCTGCAACCGCCCCATCTGGGCCATCAGCCGACCCAGCAGGTCCGCCGGGAGCGCACCCTCACCACGGGCCACGGCCAGCACGATGTGGCTGAGCCGTTCGGCGCTCGCCTCGGTGCGGCGGACCAGCCCCACCACGCCGTGCTCCACCGCCTGGGACAGGCCGGCGTCGTCGATCCGGGCCGGCACCAGCACCAGTTTGGCCGGGCCGGTGCGGTGCAGGCGGCGCAGCAGCCGGATGGCCGACTCGTCGAGCACGTCGACGACCACCAGCGAGACGCTCTCGGGCGTCTCCCGGCCCGGCTCGATCACCCACAGGTCCGGTCGGGCACGCAGTTGGCTCTCCACCCCCGACCGCGAGATCGGGTCCTCCGCGTGGACGCTCACCGTGACACGCTGCATCTCCAGCCTCCCCCACACCTCGACACCCGGTCCCGGTGGTCCGGCCCGGACGGCGCGGCGCAGCGGGTGCCACGCCGGTACGCAGAGCATGGTCGGTGTGACTTCGCGTGCACCTAACGTGGACCTAACGGGCAACCGTTCTGCCCGTGCCGGTTCCCCGCCGGACGGTAGGCAGGCGTCGACGCCCGCCTACCGTGGGCGGACATGAGCGTCTCGTTGGGCCTGGTGGACACCCCGACGGTGGTCGTACCGGGAGAAAGCGTCGACATCCCGGTGACGATCCGCAACTCGGGTGACGTCGTCGAAGCGTACGACCTCACCATCGTCGGCGTGCCCGACGCGTGGGCGACGTTCGATCCGCCCCGGGTCTCCCTCTATCCCGGCGCCAGCGAGACCGTCGTGCTCACCGTGCGCCCGCCCCGGTCCTCCGAGGTCCGCGCCGGGGACCTGCCCTACGGCGTACGGGTGGTCCCGTCCGAGGCGCCGGAGACCGCGACGGTCGAGGAAGGTCTGCTGACCATCGCGCCCTTCTCCGAGGTGGCCGCCGAACTCCGGCCGCAGGTGCGGCGGGCCCGGCTCGGTGCCCGCTACCGCCTCGCCGTGCTCAACGGCGGCAACATCGGGGAGGAGTTGACCGTCGCCGCGACCGACGGGGCGGAGCAACTGCACTTCGCGGCCCGCCCGACGGCGATGGTCCTGGCGGCGGGCGAGCAGTTCGAGGCCGGACTCCGGGTACGGGCGAAGCGGTTGCTCTGGCGCGGCACGCCCCGTCACCTGCCGTTCCGGGCCCTGCTGACCGACCGGGACGGTCGGGCGATCACCCTGGACGGCACCCTGGTGCAGCAGCCCGTCCTCTCCGGGTGGCTGCTCAAACTGTTGGCGCTGCTGTTGGCGTTGCTGCTGCTCCTGCTCGCGCTCTGGTTCGGCCTGCTGCGTCCGGCGGTGCAGTCGGCCGCCCAGGAGGCCGCCGACGAGCGGGTGGCGCAGGCCGCGACCCAGATGGAGGCGTCCGCGAACGAAGCCGCCGGCGAGGCGGCCCGGGAGGCCGTCGCGCAGGAACGCGCCGAGAACCCCGCCGCCCCGCCGTCGAGTCCGTCACCGACCCCGGCGGCCGCGACCGGCGGTGGACAGTTCGCCACCGCGCTGACGTTGCGGACCAGCCCCGGCAGCACGGCGTCCCGCAGCTACACCGTGCCCCGCAACCGGGTCCTCCTGCTCACGGACTTCCTGGTCGACAACCCGCAGGGGGACACCGGAACGTTGACCATCACCGCCGACGACGTGCGGGTGGTCACCTACGGCCTGGAGAACTTCCGTAACCAGGACTACCACTCGGTCACCCCGATCCGGGTACCGGCCGGATCGCGGGTGACCCTCACGGTCGAGTGCCGGCAACCCGGCACCCCGGTCGGTGCCGCCACGCCTGGGACCTGCCAGGAGGGGCTCTATCTGAACGGCGTCCTGAACCGGACCAGGCCCTAGTGCGGACAGCGACGGCGGCCACCGTTCCCGGTGGCCGCCATCGTCATGTGTGCCGGGCGACCGATCAGCTCCCTCGGCCGCCGCGCCGATCGTCGGGCGCCGCTCACAGCGGCGGCGCGACGTCCCGGCGCTCCTCGACCCGGCGGTACTCGGCCGGCTGCTCGGTGGCGACCACCTGGCGGCGGCGTCCCCAGACCAGGGTGGTCATGATCAGACCGAGTACGCCGGCGGCCATCAGGATCCAGCCGACCACGTCCAGGTCGAGACCACCGATGCTGGCGTTGACCGCGAAGGTGAGGATCGCGCCGAGCGCGAGCAGGAAAACACTGGTTCCGATACCCATGACAGCCTCCTTCTTCCAGGGGCGCGGGTGTGCTGTCGGGAAGGTCTGTACCCCGACGGTGACCGGCACAATCACTCCGGGAAGTGGGGTGGCCGATCGAGCGATCTTGTCATCGGGTAGAGTTGGCGCGTCCCCGGCACTTCGCGGGGGCACGCGGACGTAGCGCAGCTGGTAGCGCATCACCTTGCCAAGGTGAGGGTCGCGGGTTCGAATCCCGTCGTCCGCTCGCAGTCTGCCCGCACCTCTGGTGCCGGCGGTCTCCACGGGCGATTGGCGCAGTGGGAGCGCGCTTCCTTGACACGGAAGAGGTCACTGGTTCAAACCCAGTATCGCCCACCAGCCCGATCGGGCGTCAGCCGGTGACGGCCAACGCGAGCAGTCCCTGATCCAGCCCCACCATCAGCGTGTCCTCCACGGTGCAGCAGGCGAGCGCCGGGTGATAGACGGGGATGGTGCGGACCAGTCGACCCGTGGCCGGGTCCCAGATCCGCACCGTGCGATCCCTGCTGGTCGAGGCGAGCAGGTC
Above is a window of Verrucosispora sp. NA02020 DNA encoding:
- a CDS encoding response regulator transcription factor, whose protein sequence is MSVHAEDPISRSGVESQLRARPDLWVIEPGRETPESVSLVVVDVLDESAIRLLRRLHRTGPAKLVLVPARIDDAGLSQAVEHGVVGLVRRTEASAERLSHIVLAVARGEGALPADLLGRLMAQMGRLQRQVLEPRGLTLLGLSTREVDVLRLVADGLDTREIAGKLSYSERTVKNVLHDVTSRLQLRNRAHAVAYALRNGLI
- a CDS encoding hydrolytic protein; this encodes MSVSLGLVDTPTVVVPGESVDIPVTIRNSGDVVEAYDLTIVGVPDAWATFDPPRVSLYPGASETVVLTVRPPRSSEVRAGDLPYGVRVVPSEAPETATVEEGLLTIAPFSEVAAELRPQVRRARLGARYRLAVLNGGNIGEELTVAATDGAEQLHFAARPTAMVLAAGEQFEAGLRVRAKRLLWRGTPRHLPFRALLTDRDGRAITLDGTLVQQPVLSGWLLKLLALLLALLLLLLALWFGLLRPAVQSAAQEAADERVAQAATQMEASANEAAGEAAREAVAQERAENPAAPPSSPSPTPAAATGGGQFATALTLRTSPGSTASRSYTVPRNRVLLLTDFLVDNPQGDTGTLTITADDVRVVTYGLENFRNQDYHSVTPIRVPAGSRVTLTVECRQPGTPVGAATPGTCQEGLYLNGVLNRTRP
- a CDS encoding DUF6458 family protein gives rise to the protein MGIGTSVFLLALGAILTFAVNASIGGLDLDVVGWILMAAGVLGLIMTTLVWGRRRQVVATEQPAEYRRVEERRDVAPPL